Proteins co-encoded in one Spirosoma endbachense genomic window:
- a CDS encoding class I SAM-dependent methyltransferase, which produces MKQAYTNAIDYGELLLGFRDVLTPPRSRIFIGAGDYKVVGQEFKRHFINIGGLQPHESVLDVGCGIGRMAVPLTDYLTAPGRYEGFDIVGHGIDWCLHNITPRFTNFNFQVADIYNSHYNPSGNYQAYNYRFPFDDNSFDFVFLTSVFTHMPVQEVDHYLSEISRVLKPGGRCFSTFFLLNDQSRRLMKTENSTYNFQYKLDGRYVFSLEDPDLGTAFDQSTIQTMLGRYGLSAQNFIYPGSWCGRRNTATFQDIVVAYKR; this is translated from the coding sequence ATGAAACAGGCTTACACGAATGCAATTGATTACGGCGAATTACTGCTGGGATTTCGTGACGTATTGACACCACCACGTTCCAGAATTTTTATTGGTGCTGGAGACTATAAAGTAGTAGGCCAGGAGTTTAAACGACATTTTATTAACATCGGTGGCTTACAACCACACGAATCGGTATTAGATGTGGGTTGTGGTATTGGTCGGATGGCGGTTCCTTTGACGGATTACCTCACTGCCCCTGGTCGTTATGAAGGGTTCGATATAGTTGGTCACGGAATCGATTGGTGCCTACATAACATTACGCCCCGCTTTACTAATTTCAATTTTCAAGTGGCAGATATCTACAATAGCCACTATAATCCATCGGGAAATTATCAGGCTTATAACTACCGATTCCCTTTCGACGATAACAGCTTCGATTTTGTGTTTCTGACTTCGGTTTTCACGCATATGCCCGTTCAGGAGGTGGACCATTATTTATCCGAAATCAGCCGGGTGCTTAAGCCGGGTGGGCGCTGTTTTTCTACCTTCTTTTTATTGAACGACCAATCGCGTCGACTCATGAAGACTGAAAATAGCACCTATAATTTTCAATATAAGTTAGATGGCCGGTATGTTTTTAGTTTAGAAGACCCGGATCTGGGAACAGCCTTCGACCAGTCTACCATACAGACTATGCTGGGGCGCTACGGCTTATCGGCTCAAAATTTTATCTATCCTGGCAGTTGGTGCGGACGAAGAAATACCGCTACTTTCCAGGATATTGTCGTCGCCTATAAACGATAA